A DNA window from Prochlorococcus marinus XMU1406 contains the following coding sequences:
- a CDS encoding carbohydrate porin has product MKLFQQMLVASASISLLTPIAAQASDINIEEMNDYVRSSKSSKKFNSKTFTNEVSGEIANLDGRVDGLEVQQNGFEAGSFSDTTTLDGSAVFAATAIDGATKVNSSATENLQTMYTYTMNLNTSFTGDDNLYVRLRTGNGKVTGGSFYEKTAFYHTDTYSGGVDDLKVDKIWYTTPIGSSEKWTATIGPKIENYYMYAAPVSIYRPGFHKAFKLGSLSGAFGASTATGGGIKYVGDNGFAFSTNLVSKGAKSSSGLLTNEDEHKWDTMLAYTQDQYHVSLSLSQQHEDWSSFSYYATDAAVAVEEDSNATAYAARAYWRPEESGSAMPEISVGYDIINLEGQTGNSVKEASSYFVGLGWPDMFQDSDYIGIGFGQPLKVDETANGAAADDAGLSPLLWEVSYSFKPNDSITVIPAVFGGTDIQSSTDQDIFGAAVTTKFKF; this is encoded by the coding sequence ATGAAACTCTTCCAACAAATGTTGGTTGCAAGTGCTTCTATTAGTTTATTAACTCCTATTGCTGCACAAGCATCCGACATTAATATTGAAGAAATGAATGACTACGTTCGTAGCAGCAAATCTTCAAAAAAATTCAATAGCAAAACGTTTACGAACGAAGTTAGCGGCGAAATCGCAAATCTTGATGGTCGTGTTGACGGTTTAGAGGTTCAACAAAATGGTTTTGAAGCTGGCAGCTTTTCAGATACAACTACACTTGATGGTAGTGCTGTTTTTGCTGCTACAGCAATAGATGGTGCAACTAAGGTAAATTCATCTGCAACAGAGAATCTGCAGACGATGTATACCTACACCATGAACTTAAATACAAGTTTTACTGGTGACGACAATCTTTATGTTCGTTTAAGAACTGGTAATGGTAAGGTTACTGGCGGATCTTTCTACGAAAAGACTGCTTTCTATCACACAGATACTTATTCAGGTGGTGTTGACGATCTTAAAGTTGATAAAATCTGGTATACAACGCCAATTGGTAGTAGTGAAAAATGGACAGCAACAATTGGTCCAAAAATTGAAAACTACTATATGTACGCAGCACCTGTTTCAATTTATAGACCAGGATTTCATAAGGCTTTCAAGTTAGGTAGTCTTAGTGGTGCATTCGGTGCAAGTACTGCTACTGGAGGTGGTATTAAATATGTTGGGGATAATGGATTCGCTTTTAGTACTAATTTAGTTTCAAAAGGAGCAAAAAGTTCATCTGGTTTATTAACCAATGAAGATGAGCATAAGTGGGATACAATGCTCGCATATACACAAGATCAATATCATGTTTCTCTTTCATTATCTCAGCAACATGAAGATTGGTCATCATTTAGTTACTACGCAACTGACGCTGCAGTAGCTGTTGAGGAAGACTCTAATGCTACAGCTTATGCTGCAAGAGCATACTGGAGGCCAGAGGAATCAGGAAGTGCGATGCCTGAAATATCTGTTGGTTACGATATTATCAATCTGGAAGGGCAAACAGGTAACAGTGTTAAAGAAGCAAGTAGTTACTTTGTTGGTTTAGGTTGGCCTGATATGTTCCAAGACTCTGACTACATCGGAATAGGTTTTGGTCAGCCATTAAAGGTTGATGAAACAGCTAATGGTGCAGCTGCTGATGATGCAGGCCTAAGTCCATTATTATGGGAAGTAAGTTATTCATTCAAACCAAATGATTCAATAACAGTGATTCCTGCTGTATTCGGTGGAACTGATATCCAAAGTTCAACTGATCAAGATATCTTTGGAGCAGCAGTAACTACTAAGTTTAAATTCTAA
- a CDS encoding SemiSWEET family sugar transporter: protein MNVDIFGYFAAILTTAAFLPQLIKTLKTKKADDVSLTTLIMFIIGVLSWIIYGYKISSTPILIANLITLILNLLILISKIYFSKKFN, encoded by the coding sequence ATGAATGTAGATATATTTGGATATTTTGCAGCGATTTTAACAACAGCGGCATTTCTGCCTCAATTGATAAAAACTTTAAAAACAAAAAAAGCAGATGATGTTTCTTTGACAACATTAATAATGTTTATAATCGGTGTTTTGTCTTGGATTATTTACGGTTATAAAATTTCGTCTACACCAATATTGATTGCAAATTTAATTACACTGATCTTGAATCTATTAATATTAATTTCTAAAATCTATTTTTCAAAAAAATTTAATTAG
- the glyQ gene encoding glycine--tRNA ligase subunit alpha has translation MFFQDIVQNLNNFWSEEGCLIMQPYDTEKGAGTMNPHTFLRAIGPEPWSVAYPEPCRRPTDGRFGDNPNRAQHYFQYQVIIKPSPEGIQEKYLTSLESLGINPRNHDIRFVEDNWESPTLGAWGVGWEVWLDGMEVTQFTYFQQCGGIDCNPIPIEITYGLERIAMFLQDKESIWDLNWNKNLKYSDIWLQFEKSQCSYNFTESNANNLRKLFDIYQDEAISLIEKKLTYPALDFVLKCSHTFNLLDARGVISVTDRAQYIEKIRKLAREVASSWMEERNGLNFPLKKNTFK, from the coding sequence ATGTTTTTTCAGGATATAGTTCAAAATTTAAATAATTTTTGGTCAGAGGAAGGTTGTTTGATTATGCAGCCATATGATACCGAAAAGGGTGCTGGAACAATGAATCCGCATACTTTTTTAAGGGCTATTGGACCAGAGCCTTGGAGTGTAGCATATCCAGAGCCATGCAGAAGACCTACTGATGGACGTTTTGGCGATAATCCAAATAGGGCGCAACATTACTTTCAATATCAAGTAATAATTAAACCTTCACCGGAAGGAATACAGGAAAAATATTTGACATCTCTAGAATCTCTTGGAATTAATCCTAGAAATCATGACATAAGATTTGTGGAGGATAATTGGGAATCCCCAACACTCGGAGCATGGGGTGTAGGTTGGGAAGTTTGGTTAGACGGAATGGAAGTTACTCAATTTACTTATTTTCAACAATGCGGGGGAATAGATTGTAATCCAATCCCAATTGAAATCACTTATGGATTAGAAAGGATTGCTATGTTTTTGCAGGATAAGGAAAGTATTTGGGATTTAAATTGGAACAAAAATTTGAAGTATAGCGATATTTGGCTTCAATTTGAGAAAAGTCAATGCTCTTATAACTTTACTGAATCCAATGCAAATAATCTCAGAAAATTATTTGATATTTATCAAGACGAGGCAATTTCTTTAATAGAAAAGAAATTAACTTACCCTGCGCTTGATTTTGTTCTGAAATGTAGTCATACCTTTAATTTGCTTGACGCTAGAGGCGTAATTTCAGTTACTGATCGTGCACAATATATTGAAAAGATTCGAAAATTAGCAAGAGAAGTTGCATCCTCATGGATGGAAGAAAGAAATGGTTTGAATTTTCCCTTAAAAAAAAATACTTTTAAATAA
- a CDS encoding DUF1824 family protein, which produces MDINKLVDLNNLRTAPQLSNSQKKKLLEELEANIFNADWITIGIMAPSDNKAIEALKSISMKYSSIQFGNLDSLHAYGGVFLKANQKTSNVFVRSENGLGEGILITCQYDESAKESNTFGPLTLDFFT; this is translated from the coding sequence ATGGATATAAATAAATTAGTTGATTTAAATAACCTTAGAACTGCTCCTCAATTAAGTAATAGTCAGAAAAAAAAACTTTTAGAGGAACTAGAAGCAAATATTTTTAATGCAGATTGGATAACAATAGGCATAATGGCACCAAGTGATAATAAAGCCATTGAAGCATTGAAATCAATTTCTATGAAATATTCCTCAATTCAATTTGGAAATCTAGATTCCCTTCATGCTTATGGCGGCGTTTTTTTAAAAGCTAATCAAAAAACTAGTAATGTTTTTGTTAGATCTGAAAATGGTCTTGGAGAAGGAATTTTAATAACATGTCAGTATGACGAAAGTGCTAAAGAATCTAATACTTTTGGACCATTGACATTAGATTTTTTTACATAA
- a CDS encoding AhpC/TSA family protein: MTDKFQNDIKNLVKEFNLNGQKKFKLIVLFGLLGDFDSFEYAINLKSFIDNNQDKNLDIFAIAIGNQNGKEKFCKFTGFRKENLIVVSNNQIHNNLKVSRGLNIGLGGWINMLLMLSGINSFKTIKEVIRGYTGDQKAKQIYSEFDKIDILKFLKFSGNSFKQVFGDGYLRPFELATFRLNNMNEIIQNWSDYILNEEYLPQRGASFLLNDQNQVVYKFFSSDVLGYSSNMRDPLGFLSDLIKE; this comes from the coding sequence GTGACTGACAAATTTCAAAATGATATTAAAAATCTTGTTAAAGAATTCAACTTAAATGGGCAGAAAAAATTCAAATTAATTGTTTTATTTGGTTTATTGGGAGATTTTGATAGCTTTGAATATGCAATAAATTTGAAAAGTTTTATAGACAATAATCAAGATAAAAATTTAGATATTTTTGCAATTGCTATTGGGAACCAAAATGGGAAAGAAAAATTTTGCAAATTTACTGGCTTTCGCAAAGAAAATTTAATAGTTGTTTCTAATAACCAAATTCATAACAATCTTAAAGTTTCAAGAGGATTAAATATAGGTTTAGGAGGTTGGATCAATATGCTTTTGATGCTATCCGGAATAAATTCTTTTAAAACAATTAAAGAAGTTATAAGAGGTTACACTGGCGATCAAAAAGCAAAGCAAATCTATTCAGAATTTGACAAAATTGATATTTTAAAATTTCTAAAATTTTCAGGCAATTCTTTTAAACAGGTTTTCGGAGATGGTTATTTGAGACCATTTGAATTAGCAACATTTAGATTAAACAATATGAATGAAATAATCCAAAATTGGAGTGATTATATTCTTAATGAAGAATACCTTCCTCAAAGAGGAGCTTCCTTCTTATTAAATGATCAAAATCAAGTAGTTTATAAATTTTTTTCAAGTGATGTTCTTGGATATTCATCAAACATGAGAGATCCCTTAGGATTTTTATCTGATTTAATTAAAGAATAG
- the fldA gene encoding flavodoxin FldA encodes MTVGIYYATTTGKTEDVADRLHNFISSAEAPKDVSDVDDLSEFEGLDGIICGIPTWNTGADEERSGTAWDAILEDIGELSLSGKKVAIFGLGDSSTYTENYCDAMEELHSYFTKAGAEMVGYVDKSSYTFDESKSVIGESFCGLPLDEDSESDLTDSRLETWASQLKGEMPSLA; translated from the coding sequence ATGACTGTAGGAATTTATTACGCAACTACAACTGGAAAAACTGAAGACGTAGCTGATCGTCTTCACAACTTTATCTCTTCAGCAGAAGCACCTAAAGATGTATCTGATGTGGATGATCTTTCAGAATTTGAAGGTCTTGATGGAATTATCTGCGGGATACCTACTTGGAATACTGGTGCCGATGAAGAGAGATCGGGAACTGCATGGGATGCAATCTTAGAGGATATTGGTGAACTAAGTTTATCAGGAAAAAAAGTTGCAATTTTTGGTTTAGGAGATTCTTCTACATATACAGAAAACTATTGTGATGCAATGGAAGAACTTCATAGCTACTTCACAAAAGCAGGCGCCGAAATGGTCGGTTATGTAGATAAATCTTCTTATACATTTGATGAGTCTAAAAGTGTTATAGGAGAAAGCTTTTGTGGGTTACCTCTTGATGAGGATAGTGAATCTGATTTGACCGATTCGCGTCTTGAAACATGGGCTTCTCAGCTTAAGGGTGAAATGCCATCATTGGCGTAA
- a CDS encoding DUF3386 domain-containing protein, with translation MDNLQEINCKEIFKRAYENRYTWKNDFHGYQGKCIFLTNNNIHKGDFVLGKDFKPNIQKIEDEKVVKSIASQLFEVCIHRVKREFEAVHSENNFKLLKNSESGIEMSVSGKNQGDKYRVKNNRINMVYRKIHGTIIEIFVEEFLDTGIGSLSKKYSSQQIDPDTLETNSQKLEYEDEFLNMGKDDYWILNSRTIKYLNQNEEEETQKFVFEDLCLLN, from the coding sequence ATGGATAATCTACAAGAAATTAATTGTAAGGAGATTTTCAAAAGGGCTTATGAAAATCGTTACACCTGGAAGAATGATTTTCATGGTTACCAAGGTAAATGTATTTTCTTAACTAATAATAATATTCACAAAGGTGACTTCGTATTAGGTAAAGACTTTAAACCAAATATTCAAAAAATAGAAGATGAAAAAGTTGTTAAAAGTATTGCCTCTCAGTTATTTGAAGTGTGTATACATAGGGTAAAGAGAGAATTTGAAGCAGTGCATTCAGAAAATAATTTTAAGTTACTTAAAAATTCTGAAAGTGGGATTGAAATGAGTGTTTCAGGTAAGAATCAGGGTGATAAATATAGAGTTAAAAATAACCGTATTAATATGGTCTACAGAAAAATTCATGGAACTATAATAGAGATTTTTGTTGAAGAATTTTTAGATACAGGAATTGGTTCCCTTAGTAAAAAATACAGTAGTCAACAAATTGATCCAGATACACTTGAGACAAATTCGCAAAAATTGGAATACGAGGATGAATTTCTAAATATGGGTAAAGACGATTATTGGATATTAAATTCGAGGACAATAAAATACTTAAATCAAAATGAAGAAGAGGAAACACAAAAATTCGTTTTTGAGGATCTATGCTTATTAAATTAA
- a CDS encoding methyltransferase domain-containing protein has product MEVLNNYQRKKLDESNDEEFYSDPKFVYHLDANFRQNLSKLYEREIDNYSTVLDLMSSWDSYLPKGKQYKKVIGHGLNKQELEKNKIFESYWIQNFNLSQQIPLDKESIDYCLMVAAWQYLQYPENLTKEIARILSRKGKIIIAFSNRAFWHKAPNIWTSSTEEERVKYVRKVLISNGFNEPKIIKKFTETALNIFNFFNKDPFYCLIATKE; this is encoded by the coding sequence TTGGAAGTTTTAAATAATTATCAAAGGAAAAAACTTGATGAGAGTAATGATGAAGAATTTTATTCTGATCCAAAATTTGTTTATCATCTAGATGCAAACTTCAGGCAAAATCTATCAAAGTTGTATGAAAGAGAAATTGATAATTATTCAACCGTACTTGATTTAATGTCCAGTTGGGATAGTTATTTACCTAAAGGGAAACAATATAAAAAAGTAATTGGACATGGTTTAAACAAACAAGAACTTGAAAAAAACAAAATTTTTGAATCTTACTGGATACAAAATTTTAATTTAAGCCAACAAATACCGCTAGACAAAGAAAGTATTGATTATTGCTTGATGGTGGCCGCATGGCAATATTTACAATATCCAGAGAATCTAACCAAAGAAATTGCAAGAATATTGAGCAGAAAGGGTAAGATTATTATTGCTTTTTCAAACAGAGCATTTTGGCATAAAGCACCTAATATCTGGACTTCATCTACTGAAGAAGAGAGGGTGAAATATGTAAGAAAAGTATTAATCTCAAACGGATTTAATGAGCCAAAAATTATCAAAAAGTTTACTGAAACAGCACTTAATATCTTTAATTTTTTTAATAAAGACCCTTTTTATTGTTTAATCGCGACCAAAGAGTAA
- a CDS encoding phenylpyruvate tautomerase MIF-related protein — protein sequence MPYINVSTSAKVNDKGKLLEEISTLVSSLTNKSKRFVMAKIDENCQMYFDDETPSCFLEIKSIGSLNPSEMAKPISDFVCEKMGIPIDRIYISFEDVPASLWAWNGRTFG from the coding sequence ATGCCTTATATTAATGTTTCGACTTCAGCAAAAGTAAATGATAAAGGAAAATTACTTGAAGAAATATCAACTCTTGTTTCATCTTTAACTAATAAATCAAAGAGATTTGTTATGGCCAAAATAGATGAGAATTGCCAAATGTATTTTGATGATGAGACGCCTTCTTGCTTTTTAGAGATCAAATCAATAGGTTCTCTAAATCCTTCAGAAATGGCAAAGCCAATATCTGATTTTGTATGTGAGAAAATGGGGATACCAATAGATAGGATTTATATTTCGTTTGAGGATGTGCCAGCTTCATTGTGGGCTTGGAATGGAAGAACTTTTGGGTAA
- a CDS encoding AEC family transporter, producing MGLLLKEGIDINLIKSAFLAFSVIGFLIILINIIPIFKKRLPNYTLQLACLIGNTSFLGIPIALALLPSTTINFTIGFDLGTTLFAWIFGPFFLREKSNSDNIPNIKGLLNALINSPASRGIIGVLLAYLFQIDEILGNYLWIPARIVIALAIVIVGTRLGIITNQKGRILDLNEEIKFSILLKLFILPFIIFLVCKTLNFNFNQSSAVILQAGTPTAISTILMAEAYGVKQQIASKILFTTTLISIITIPLLKIFMSLFV from the coding sequence ATGGGACTATTATTAAAGGAAGGCATAGATATAAACCTAATTAAAAGTGCATTTTTAGCATTCTCTGTAATTGGATTTTTAATAATTTTAATAAATATAATCCCAATATTTAAAAAGAGGCTTCCAAATTACACATTGCAGCTTGCATGCCTAATAGGTAATACATCATTTCTTGGAATACCAATTGCGCTAGCACTTCTACCCTCAACAACTATAAATTTCACTATTGGATTTGATTTAGGAACAACGCTTTTCGCTTGGATATTTGGACCTTTTTTTCTTCGAGAAAAATCCAACAGTGATAACATCCCCAACATCAAAGGACTATTAAATGCATTGATAAATAGTCCTGCATCAAGAGGGATCATTGGTGTACTTCTTGCATATCTTTTCCAAATAGATGAAATTTTAGGAAATTATCTTTGGATTCCTGCAAGAATAGTTATTGCTTTGGCAATAGTAATTGTGGGAACAAGACTTGGAATAATCACAAATCAAAAAGGAAGAATTTTGGATCTAAATGAAGAAATTAAATTTTCAATTTTATTAAAGTTATTTATTCTTCCTTTTATTATTTTTTTAGTTTGCAAAACTTTAAACTTTAATTTCAATCAATCATCAGCAGTAATTCTTCAGGCAGGAACCCCAACCGCAATATCAACGATATTAATGGCAGAGGCTTATGGTGTAAAACAACAAATCGCTTCAAAAATTCTTTTTACTACAACTTTAATTTCAATAATTACAATTCCTCTATTAAAAATATTTATGAGTTTATTTGTTTAA
- a CDS encoding Fe2+-dependent dioxygenase, translated as MNYLTHKLLNSEELEILRKNLEKESLVWEDGKLTAGKHAAKEKNNLQLRRDSDLSIKFSGLITKKILSNELIKSFALPKKIHGTIFSKSIRGMKYGSHIDNAYMSSGRADLSFTVFLNCKKKYEGGALSIESLNSEEKFKLDEGEIIIYPSTYLHSVEKVIDGERLVFIGWIESYVKSIEEREYLFDLDAAARSLLAKYGRSEEVDLIYKSYSNFLRRLGN; from the coding sequence ATGAATTATTTAACTCATAAACTATTGAATTCTGAAGAATTAGAAATCCTCAGAAAAAATTTAGAAAAAGAATCACTAGTATGGGAAGATGGCAAGCTAACTGCTGGAAAGCATGCCGCAAAGGAAAAAAATAATTTACAACTTAGAAGAGATTCAGATTTATCAATAAAGTTTTCTGGATTAATTACAAAAAAAATCCTTAGTAATGAACTAATCAAGAGCTTTGCTTTACCTAAAAAAATTCATGGAACAATCTTCTCAAAATCCATTAGAGGGATGAAATATGGGAGTCATATTGATAATGCTTATATGTCGTCTGGAAGAGCAGATTTATCTTTTACAGTTTTTCTTAATTGCAAAAAAAAATATGAAGGCGGAGCTTTATCAATAGAGAGTTTAAACTCAGAAGAAAAATTTAAACTTGATGAAGGAGAGATAATAATTTATCCAAGTACATATTTACATTCAGTAGAAAAAGTTATTGATGGTGAGAGATTAGTATTTATTGGTTGGATTGAAAGCTATGTAAAAAGCATTGAAGAAAGAGAATATTTGTTTGATCTAGATGCTGCTGCAAGATCATTACTTGCTAAATATGGCAGATCAGAAGAAGTTGATCTAATTTATAAATCATATTCAAATTTCTTAAGAAGACTAGGTAATTGA
- a CDS encoding CopG family transcriptional regulator, which yields MKSANPENEYIPLDLRISVRKDTLRLISEMAQDMGISINEVFSFLAEDSVIDLELMEDLNNIDIPSKCSLDDLKNALLKKRLC from the coding sequence ATGAAGTCAGCAAACCCTGAAAATGAATATATCCCTTTAGATCTTAGAATTTCTGTGAGGAAGGATACTCTAAGGCTTATCTCAGAAATGGCTCAAGATATGGGAATAAGTATTAATGAAGTATTTAGTTTTTTAGCAGAAGATTCTGTCATCGATCTCGAATTAATGGAAGATTTGAATAATATTGATATCCCCAGCAAGTGCAGCCTTGATGATCTAAAAAACGCTCTTCTTAAGAAAAGACTTTGTTAA
- a CDS encoding chlorophyll a/b binding light-harvesting protein, whose amino-acid sequence MLQTYGKSDVTYDWYAGNSGVVGRSGKFIAAHAAHAGLMMFWAGAFGLFELARYDASIPMGAQKAIVLPHLAGIGIGGVENGVITEPYGIVVICTLHLIFSAVLGAGGLLHSNKFAGNLGDYPENSKPQKFDFEWDDPDKLTFILGHHLIFLGLGAIMFVEWARIHGIYDPAIGTTRQVIYNLDIAAIWNHQFDFLKIDSLEDVMGGHAFLAFLEIIGGVFHICTKQFGEYTEFKGKGLLGAEAILSYSVVGVSYMAFVAAFWCASNTTIYPVDLYGEPLKLQFEFAPYFTDTVDLGSGTYSSRAWLANTHFYLGFFFLQGHLWHALRAMGFDFKKIGQAFDNIENTKITQN is encoded by the coding sequence GTGTTACAAACTTACGGAAAATCTGATGTCACCTATGACTGGTACGCAGGGAATTCTGGTGTTGTTGGCCGTTCAGGTAAATTCATAGCTGCTCATGCTGCCCATGCAGGCCTAATGATGTTCTGGGCAGGAGCTTTTGGATTATTTGAATTGGCTCGTTACGACGCCAGTATTCCAATGGGTGCACAGAAAGCAATTGTTTTGCCTCATCTAGCAGGTATTGGAATTGGTGGCGTTGAAAATGGTGTTATTACAGAACCATATGGAATTGTTGTAATTTGCACATTACATCTAATCTTTTCAGCAGTATTGGGTGCTGGGGGATTATTACATTCCAACAAATTTGCAGGTAATCTTGGAGACTACCCAGAAAATAGTAAGCCACAAAAATTTGATTTTGAATGGGATGACCCAGATAAATTAACTTTTATTCTTGGTCATCATCTAATCTTTCTTGGGCTTGGAGCAATCATGTTCGTTGAATGGGCTCGTATTCATGGAATTTACGACCCAGCAATAGGAACTACAAGACAAGTTATTTACAATTTGGATATTGCTGCTATCTGGAATCATCAATTTGATTTTTTAAAAATAGATAGTCTGGAAGACGTTATGGGGGGACATGCTTTCCTAGCTTTCCTAGAAATAATTGGAGGTGTTTTCCATATTTGTACTAAACAATTTGGAGAATATACAGAATTTAAAGGAAAAGGATTACTCGGCGCTGAGGCAATTTTGTCATACTCAGTTGTTGGTGTTTCTTATATGGCTTTCGTTGCTGCTTTTTGGTGTGCTTCAAATACAACTATATATCCAGTTGATCTATATGGAGAACCCTTAAAGCTTCAATTTGAATTTGCCCCTTATTTTACTGACACAGTAGATTTAGGTTCAGGAACATATAGCTCAAGAGCTTGGCTCGCAAATACTCATTTTTATTTGGGTTTCTTTTTCTTACAAGGTCATCTTTGGCACGCACTAAGAGCAATGGGATTTGACTTTAAGAAAATTGGTCAAGCTTTTGATAATATTGAAAATACAAAAATTACTCAAAACTAG
- a CDS encoding extracellular solute-binding protein produces the protein MQNLKKLLYSALTCTFLLNINIPANSTEKEVKVYSGRHYNTDRIIYKKFAEETGIKVRLIEAAGISLTERLKREGKNSQADLILLVDAARITNAAKAGLLQPIESSNLENDVPVGLKDPNKEWYALTRRVRVMVANPKVVDVSKINDYTDLADPSLQGKVCLRNRKSPYNQSLVANQIVNKGESETKAWLSGMISNVSQPFFPGDISIVRAVSKRKCGIGIVNHYYVARMLAGINGRRDALYSKRTTVITPNPAHVNISAGGVAKYATNKAEAIKLLEFLASPEGSKGLAAPTFEHPLKEVNQNEIVKNFGEFIPDSVTVEDLGEKNSLAIKLMRDAGWN, from the coding sequence GTGCAAAATCTAAAAAAACTACTTTACTCAGCATTAACATGTACATTTTTGCTAAACATTAATATACCTGCTAATTCAACAGAAAAAGAAGTCAAAGTTTACTCAGGGAGACATTACAACACAGATAGAATTATTTATAAAAAATTTGCAGAAGAAACTGGTATAAAAGTTCGACTAATCGAAGCTGCTGGGATCTCCTTAACCGAAAGGTTAAAAAGAGAAGGAAAAAATTCTCAAGCTGATTTAATATTACTAGTAGATGCTGCAAGAATCACCAATGCAGCCAAAGCTGGATTACTTCAACCAATAGAATCTTCTAATCTAGAAAATGATGTACCCGTTGGATTAAAAGATCCAAATAAGGAATGGTATGCATTAACAAGAAGAGTAAGAGTAATGGTCGCTAATCCAAAAGTTGTTGATGTTAGCAAGATCAATGATTACACTGATTTGGCTGACCCTTCTTTGCAAGGGAAAGTATGTTTAAGAAATAGAAAAAGTCCATATAATCAATCTTTAGTCGCTAATCAGATAGTAAATAAAGGTGAATCTGAAACTAAAGCTTGGTTAAGCGGAATGATTTCTAATGTTTCCCAACCTTTTTTCCCAGGAGATATATCTATTGTAAGAGCAGTTTCAAAAAGAAAATGTGGTATTGGTATCGTAAATCATTACTATGTCGCAAGAATGCTAGCTGGAATAAATGGAAGAAGAGATGCTTTATATTCGAAAAGAACAACAGTCATTACACCTAATCCTGCCCATGTAAATATTAGTGCTGGTGGTGTAGCTAAATACGCAACAAATAAAGCTGAAGCAATTAAGCTTCTCGAATTCTTAGCATCTCCAGAAGGAAGTAAAGGTTTAGCTGCTCCAACTTTTGAACATCCTTTGAAGGAAGTTAATCAGAATGAAATAGTAAAGAATTTTGGAGAGTTTATACCTGATAGTGTCACGGTAGAAGACCTTGGAGAAAAAAATTCTTTAGCTATTAAATTGATGAGAGATGCAGGGTGGAATTAA